In Diabrotica undecimpunctata isolate CICGRU chromosome 4, icDiaUnde3, whole genome shotgun sequence, a single genomic region encodes these proteins:
- the LOC140440389 gene encoding transmembrane protein 120 homolog, which yields MLDQVVEEWDELAADFKQLEVDNKAYLQQLNELTSIQKKCLNHIAHQRYRIGVLTKSLRDLKKTEDVAKIAELKSNIMKRKAQLYDIEQTLPKQNGTYLKIILGNVNVSILDRDEKFKYKDEYEKFKLILSIIGIVMAALNFIVRFRPLELSYIFLLVWYYCTLTIRESILKVNGSRIKGWWRLHHFLSTVAAGILLIWPDNDTWSLFRNQFMVFNIYISLVQYLQFRYQRGVLYRLKALGERHNMDITIEGFHSWMWRGLSFLLPFLFIGYCFQFYNAYTLYVLSYSMVTTWHVPVLSLMFLILFVGNTVTTISVIPSKFHERVKLQYRVMSQRLSSQLLNREQTDDTDSNKQD from the exons ATGCTAGATCAAGTTGTTGAAGAGTGGGACGAACTTGCAGCAGATTTTAAACAGCTAGAG GTAGATAACAAAGCATATCTTCAACAATTGAATGAATTAACAAGTATTCAAAAAAAATGTCTTAACCACATTGCACATCAAAGATACAGGATTGGAGTTCTTACCAAATCTCTCAGAGA TTTAAAAAAGACAGAGGATGTGGCTAAAATTGCCGAATTGAAATCTAATATAATGAAAAGAAAAGCACAACTCTATGACATTGAACAAACTTTACCAAAACAAAATGgaacttatttaaaaattattttaggcaATGTTAATGTTTCTATACTAGATAGGGATGAAAA gtttaaatataaagatGAATATGAAAAGTTCAAGTTAATTTTGAGTATAATTGGAATAGTAATGGCAGCACTGAATTTTATCGTCAGATTTCGACCTTTAGAACTAAGTTACATATTTTTGTTAGTTTGGTATTACTGCACACTCACGATTAGAGAAAGTATACTTAAG GTTAATGGTTCTCGAATAAAAGGTTGGTGGAGGTTACATCACTTTTTATCAACAGTAGCTGCTGGAATACTGCTCATCTGGCCAGACAATGACACTTGGTCCCTATTCCGGAATCAATTCATGGTTTTCAATATCTATATAA GTCTGGTTCAATACCTTCAGTTCCGCTACCAAAGAGGCGTCCTCTACCGACTCAAAGCCTTGGGTGAGAGGCACAACATGGACATTACGATAGAAGGTTTCCATTCGTGGATGTGGAGGGGACTGAGCTTTCTGTTACCATTTTTATTCATAGGTTATTGTTTCCAGTTTTACAACGCTTACACCTTGTACGTTTTGAGTTACAGTATGGTCACTACATGGCAT GTACCTGTATTAAGTTTAATGTTTTTAATCCTTTTTGTTGGCAACACTGTAACAACGATTTCGGTGATACCTTCAAAATTTCACGAAAGGGTGAAACTACAGTATCGCGTGATGAGTCAGAGATTAAGCTCCCAATTATTGAACAGAGAG CAGACTGATGACACAGATAGTAACAAACAGGATTAG